In Agrobacterium tumefaciens, a single genomic region encodes these proteins:
- the cheB gene encoding protein-glutamate O-methylesterase CheB: MSALARVLVVDDSPTMRGLISAVLKADPEVEVVGQAGNAMEARAAIKQLNPDVVTLDIEMPEMNGLEFLEKIMRLRPMPVIMVSSLTHRGADASLAALEIGAFDCVGKPAPGDARPFGDLADKVKAAARSQHAAYRAARPEAAAAPQPVPMSEYRAGRKVVAIGSSTGGVEALIAVLQKFPANCPPTVITQHMPPTFTKSFAERLNRICAPVVEEATDGARLQTGKIYLAPGGERHLQIANRSAPCCRLLDRDPVNGHRPSVDVLFDSVAELAGRNAVGVILTGMGRDGAAGLLKMRHAGARTVGQNEKTCVVYGMPRVAYELGAVEQQLPLASIGEEILKLTTARKEGAD; encoded by the coding sequence ATGAGCGCACTCGCACGGGTCCTCGTCGTTGACGACTCCCCCACCATGCGCGGCCTGATTTCGGCCGTCCTCAAGGCCGATCCGGAAGTCGAGGTGGTCGGCCAGGCCGGCAACGCCATGGAAGCACGCGCCGCCATCAAACAGCTCAATCCCGATGTCGTGACGCTCGACATCGAGATGCCGGAGATGAATGGTCTCGAATTTCTCGAAAAGATCATGCGCCTGCGCCCCATGCCGGTCATCATGGTCTCCTCGCTGACCCATCGCGGTGCGGATGCTTCGCTTGCCGCGCTTGAAATCGGTGCTTTCGATTGTGTCGGCAAGCCCGCTCCCGGTGACGCGCGGCCCTTCGGCGATCTGGCCGACAAGGTGAAGGCCGCCGCCCGCTCGCAACACGCAGCCTACCGCGCAGCCCGGCCGGAAGCCGCTGCCGCGCCGCAGCCGGTCCCGATGAGCGAATATCGGGCGGGCCGCAAGGTCGTGGCCATCGGCTCCTCCACGGGCGGCGTAGAAGCGCTGATCGCGGTGCTGCAGAAGTTCCCGGCCAATTGCCCGCCGACCGTGATTACCCAGCACATGCCGCCGACCTTCACCAAGAGTTTCGCGGAGAGGCTGAACCGCATCTGCGCCCCCGTGGTGGAAGAGGCGACGGACGGCGCGCGCCTGCAGACCGGCAAGATCTACCTCGCGCCGGGCGGTGAGCGTCATTTGCAGATCGCCAACCGGTCCGCACCGTGCTGCCGGCTTCTGGACCGTGATCCCGTCAACGGCCATCGCCCCTCCGTCGATGTGCTGTTCGATTCCGTTGCAGAACTTGCCGGACGCAACGCCGTCGGTGTCATCTTGACCGGCATGGGCCGCGATGGCGCGGCTGGTCTCTTGAAAATGCGCCACGCCGGTGCGCGCACCGTCGGCCAGAACGAAAAAACATGTGTCGTCTATGGCATGCCCCGCGTGGCCTATGAGCTTGGCGCGGTGGAACAGCAATTGCCGTTGGCCTCCATCGGCGAAGAAATCCTGAAACTAACCACTGCCCGCAAAGAAGGTGCTGACTAA
- the cheD gene encoding chemoreceptor glutamine deamidase CheD, translating into MIEAAAKRVHIIQGEYKVVSDPDVVMTTILGSCVAACLRDPVAGLGGMNHFLLPGTGNVTGGDATRYGVHLMELLINGLLKQGARRDRLEAKVFGGAKTIASFSNVGEQNAIFAMQFLKDEGIPIISSSTGGDHGRKIEFWPVSGRARQHPLSGAETQKTVAMETRPVPAPKPVANDIEFF; encoded by the coding sequence ATGATTGAAGCTGCGGCCAAGCGCGTACATATCATTCAGGGCGAGTACAAGGTTGTTAGCGATCCCGACGTGGTGATGACGACCATACTCGGTTCGTGCGTGGCCGCATGTCTGAGAGACCCCGTTGCCGGCCTTGGAGGAATGAACCACTTCCTGCTGCCGGGAACGGGTAATGTGACCGGCGGAGACGCGACGCGTTATGGCGTGCATCTCATGGAGTTGCTGATCAACGGCCTCTTGAAGCAGGGCGCCCGCCGCGACCGGCTGGAAGCAAAGGTTTTCGGCGGCGCCAAGACGATAGCCAGCTTTTCGAATGTCGGGGAGCAGAATGCCATCTTCGCCATGCAGTTTCTGAAGGATGAAGGCATTCCGATCATCAGCTCCTCCACGGGTGGGGATCATGGCCGCAAGATCGAATTCTGGCCGGTCTCCGGCCGTGCGCGGCAGCATCCGCTCAGCGGCGCGGAAACGCAGAAGACGGTTGCCATGGAAACGCGCCCGGTGCCGGCACCCAAACCCGTCGCCAACGACATCGAATTTTTCTAG
- the cheT gene encoding chemotaxis protein CheT yields MQLAEHTATTPFEEALPDVLMRVVSELHDVAYLIERIEPQLLEVTSGQLSAEGVKLLQGIDLAVQKTRGLAEFIDTITGSIPADWFVDVSTALSLVKLAEMQKALGAALRHGHSQPLDKASGDFDLF; encoded by the coding sequence ATGCAGCTTGCAGAGCACACCGCCACCACTCCGTTCGAAGAAGCCCTGCCGGATGTTCTGATGCGGGTGGTATCGGAACTGCACGACGTCGCCTATCTCATCGAGCGCATCGAGCCGCAATTGCTGGAAGTGACCAGCGGTCAGTTGTCCGCCGAAGGCGTCAAGCTGTTGCAGGGCATCGACCTTGCCGTCCAGAAAACCCGCGGCCTTGCCGAATTCATCGATACCATTACCGGCTCCATCCCCGCCGACTGGTTCGTGGACGTCTCCACCGCGCTCAGCCTCGTCAAGCTTGCCGAAATGCAGAAGGCGCTCGGCGCGGCCTTGCGCCACGGCCATTCCCAGCCGCTCGACAAGGCTTCCGGCGACTTCGACCTGTTCTAG
- the fliF gene encoding flagellar basal-body MS-ring/collar protein FliF, with protein MNLLNQIPQVLKNVAALGQTRLLMLGGVGVLSMAIILAAALYVNRPAYETLYVGLEKSDVNKISIALAEAGLDFQVGTDGSSLQVPVGLTSKARLLLAERGLPDSANAGYELFDNVGSLGLTSFMQEVTRVRALEGEISRSIQQIDGIAAARVHIVMPDVGNFRRGEQKPTASVMIRASASAGRKASASIRHLVASAVPGLEVDDVTLLDSTGQLLASGDDVTNAAMNRSLTLAQNVQQEIETNIDKALAPFLGMDNFRSSVTAQINTDSRQIQETVYDPESRVERSVRTVKEDQKSQETQPDTAATVEQNVPQAAPQGGGGGPQSSDQSAKKEEQTNYEINSKTVATVKNGYTLEKISVAVVVNKGRIAKMVGEPADQAKVDAYLAEMQKIVTSAAGISSDRGDMVTLTAMDFLETQLLDEAASGPGVMEVLSRNSAGIINSLAFVAVAFLVVWLGVRPLVRTVTANGSAAAQLSQESAGLELPDFSPGMEAGAGGLMEGFGADFGFDSTDDLLAGGDGEGTFNRRVREGPERRLSRMVEISEERAAKILRKWAVEKAA; from the coding sequence ATGAATCTGTTAAATCAAATCCCTCAGGTCTTGAAGAATGTCGCGGCGCTGGGCCAGACGCGGCTGCTGATGCTGGGCGGCGTGGGTGTATTGTCCATGGCCATTATCCTCGCTGCGGCGCTTTATGTGAACCGTCCTGCTTACGAGACCCTCTATGTGGGGCTTGAAAAAAGCGACGTTAACAAGATCAGCATTGCGCTTGCCGAGGCAGGACTGGATTTCCAGGTGGGAACCGACGGTTCCAGCCTTCAGGTTCCCGTCGGGCTCACCAGCAAGGCACGGCTGCTTCTTGCCGAACGCGGCCTGCCCGACAGCGCCAATGCCGGTTATGAGCTTTTCGATAATGTCGGCTCTCTTGGTCTGACCTCTTTCATGCAGGAAGTGACGCGTGTTCGCGCCCTCGAGGGTGAGATCAGCCGTTCCATCCAGCAGATTGACGGCATTGCAGCCGCACGCGTCCATATCGTCATGCCTGATGTCGGCAATTTCCGCCGTGGCGAACAGAAGCCCACCGCATCGGTGATGATCCGTGCGAGCGCATCCGCCGGCCGCAAGGCATCCGCCTCCATTCGCCACCTCGTCGCCTCGGCCGTTCCCGGCCTCGAAGTCGATGACGTGACGCTGCTTGATTCGACCGGCCAGCTTCTGGCTTCCGGCGACGACGTCACCAATGCGGCCATGAACCGGTCGCTGACGCTGGCACAGAACGTTCAGCAGGAAATCGAAACCAATATCGACAAGGCGCTGGCGCCCTTCCTCGGCATGGACAATTTCCGCTCCAGCGTGACGGCGCAGATCAATACCGACAGCCGCCAGATCCAGGAAACGGTCTATGATCCGGAATCGCGTGTCGAGCGTTCCGTTCGCACGGTGAAGGAAGACCAGAAATCCCAGGAAACGCAGCCCGACACGGCCGCGACCGTGGAACAGAACGTGCCGCAGGCAGCACCCCAGGGCGGCGGCGGTGGCCCGCAGTCTTCCGATCAGTCGGCCAAGAAGGAAGAACAGACCAACTACGAGATCAACTCCAAGACGGTCGCCACGGTCAAGAACGGCTACACCCTCGAGAAGATTTCGGTTGCCGTGGTCGTCAACAAGGGCCGCATTGCCAAGATGGTCGGCGAACCGGCCGATCAGGCCAAGGTCGACGCCTATCTTGCGGAAATGCAGAAGATCGTCACCTCGGCCGCGGGCATTTCTTCCGATCGTGGCGACATGGTCACCCTGACGGCGATGGACTTCCTCGAAACGCAGCTGCTTGACGAGGCTGCCAGCGGCCCGGGCGTCATGGAAGTGCTGAGCCGCAATTCCGCCGGCATCATCAACTCGCTCGCCTTTGTCGCCGTCGCCTTCCTCGTCGTCTGGCTCGGTGTCCGCCCTCTGGTCCGCACGGTCACTGCCAACGGTTCGGCTGCAGCTCAGCTCAGCCAGGAGTCTGCCGGTCTCGAATTGCCGGACTTCTCTCCGGGCATGGAGGCGGGCGCAGGTGGTCTCATGGAAGGTTTCGGAGCGGATTTCGGCTTCGACAGCACCGACGATCTTCTGGCGGGCGGCGATGGCGAAGGTACATTCAACCGCCGGGTTCGCGAAGGGCCCGAACGCAGGCTCTCCCGCATGGTGGAAATCAGCGAGGAGAGAGCCGCCAAGATCCTGCGCAAATGGGCGGTGGAAAAAGCAGCATAA
- the cheR gene encoding protein-glutamate O-methyltransferase CheR: MAALNFSDQRQSPDEVLASGEYPLTRRDLAEIAAMIYADAGIYLNDTKASLVYSRLSKHIRNLGLSGFREYCALVSSPEGAQPRREMLSHLTTNFTRFFRENHHFEHLRDEVLPGLIARAKSGGRVRIWSAACSDGQEPYSIALTVLAMFPNAADYDFKILATDIDPKILAQARAGVYDDNALETVSPAMRKQWFTEVDAGGRRKFRIDDKVKRLITFNELNLMTQWPFKGNFDVIFCRNVVIYFDEPTQTRIWSRFAGLLPEGGHLYIGHSERVSGDAKNVFDNTGITTYRFIGHASGRKA; the protein is encoded by the coding sequence ATGGCAGCACTTAATTTCAGCGACCAGCGCCAGTCTCCCGACGAGGTTCTTGCCAGCGGCGAATACCCGCTGACGAGACGCGACCTCGCGGAAATCGCAGCGATGATCTATGCCGATGCCGGCATCTATCTGAACGATACCAAGGCGTCGCTGGTCTATTCCCGCCTCTCGAAACATATTCGCAATCTCGGCCTGTCCGGCTTCCGCGAATATTGCGCATTGGTGTCTTCCCCCGAGGGCGCACAGCCGCGTCGGGAGATGCTGTCGCACCTGACGACGAATTTCACCCGGTTCTTCCGCGAGAACCATCATTTCGAACATCTGCGTGACGAGGTCCTGCCGGGCCTCATCGCCAGGGCGAAGAGCGGCGGGCGTGTCCGCATCTGGTCGGCGGCCTGTTCCGACGGGCAGGAACCCTATTCGATAGCGCTCACCGTGCTCGCCATGTTTCCGAATGCGGCCGATTACGATTTCAAGATTCTGGCCACCGATATCGATCCGAAGATTTTGGCGCAGGCCCGCGCCGGCGTTTACGACGACAATGCGCTTGAAACCGTGTCTCCCGCCATGCGCAAGCAATGGTTCACAGAGGTCGATGCCGGCGGTCGCCGCAAGTTCCGCATCGACGACAAGGTCAAGCGGCTCATCACTTTCAACGAGCTGAACCTGATGACGCAATGGCCCTTCAAGGGCAATTTCGATGTCATCTTCTGCCGCAACGTCGTCATCTATTTCGATGAGCCGACGCAGACGCGCATCTGGTCGCGTTTCGCCGGGCTGCTGCCGGAAGGCGGCCACCTTTATATCGGCCATTCCGAACGCGTGTCCGGTGACGCCAAGAACGTGTTCGACAATACCGGCATCACTACCTATCGCTTCATCGGCCACGCATCCGGGAGGAAGGCATGA
- the cheY2 gene encoding chemotaxis response regulator CheY2 yields the protein MSLAEKIKVLIVDDQVTSRLLLSDALTQLGFKQITSAGDGEQGLKIMEQQPHHLVISDFNMPKMDGLGFLHAVRANPTTKKAAFIILTAQGDRALVQKAAQLGANNVLAKPFTIDKMRAAIEAVFGSLK from the coding sequence ATGTCTCTCGCAGAAAAGATCAAAGTTCTGATCGTTGACGATCAGGTGACCAGCCGGCTGCTCCTCAGCGATGCGCTGACACAGCTGGGCTTCAAGCAGATCACCTCCGCTGGCGACGGCGAGCAGGGATTGAAGATCATGGAGCAGCAGCCCCATCATCTCGTCATCTCCGACTTCAACATGCCGAAGATGGACGGCCTCGGTTTCCTGCACGCGGTGCGGGCCAATCCGACCACCAAGAAGGCCGCCTTCATCATCCTCACCGCGCAGGGTGACCGCGCGCTGGTGCAGAAGGCAGCCCAGCTCGGCGCCAACAACGTGCTGGCCAAGCCCTTCACCATCGATAAGATGCGCGCGGCCATCGAAGCGGTTTTCGGATCGCTGAAATGA